The sequence GACGGTTCTGGCACCGCTTGCCATGGCTGCTCGTCGGCCTCGCGGGCGCCATCGTAGCAGCGGACCTCGTCGGCTCCTTCGAACGCGAACTCGAATCGAACGTACTCCTCGCCTTCTTCGTGCCGGGCATCGTCTACATGGCGGATGCCGTTGGCACCCAGACCGAGGCTCTCATCATCCGCGGCCTCTCGGTCGGCGTGTCCATCGGCCGCGTTGCGCGCCGCGAGCTTGTCACCGGGCTGCTCGTGGGCGCGGTGCTCTCGGCCGTGCTCATGCCTGTCGTGCTGTTGCGCTGGGGCCAGGGCGACGTGGCGCTTGCCGTCGGGCTCGCCCTGTTCGGCGCCTGCTCGACGGCCACCGCCGTCGCCATGCTCCTACCCTGGGCGCTGCACAGGGCCGGCCGCGACCCCGCCTTCGGCAGCGGGCCGCTTGCCACGGTGGTACAGGACCTCCTGTCGATCCTGATCTATTTCTCCGTCGCTTCCGTCGTCCTGCCTTAGAACCAGCGCCGATAGCGGAAATACGCGACCAGAGCCCCTGCGATCAGCACCATCGACCCGAGCATGAGGTAGAAGCCGTGCTCGAACCTCACTCCGATTGAGCTGTAGTCCAGGTTCGTCCCATAAATGCTGGCGAGCAGGGTCAGCGGCAGAAAGACGACGGCAACGATTGACAGGGTCTTCATGACCTCATTCATGCGGTTGTTGAGCGCCGAGAGGTAGCTGCTCAGCGCGCCGTCCGCCATGTCCCGCAAGCCCT comes from Dehalococcoidia bacterium and encodes:
- a CDS encoding magnesium transporter, with the translated sequence AVVDSTGRFLGLIPPHRLLGVLLLEHDEDMARLGGFIHDTEAARTASEERVARRFWHRLPWLLVGLAGAIVAADLVGSFERELESNVLLAFFVPGIVYMADAVGTQTEALIIRGLSVGVSIGRVARRELVTGLLVGAVLSAVLMPVVLLRWGQGDVALAVGLALFGACSTATAVAMLLPWALHRAGRDPAFGSGPLATVVQDLLSILIYFSVASVVLP